The Rothia sp. SD9660Na DNA segment TCCGGCCCGTGTAGCCCGTGCCTACGATGAGATGTTTGCCGGTCTGCACCAGAGCGCCGGCGATATTCTGGGTACCACTTTCGACATTGACCACTCCGAGCTGGTTCTGGTCAAGGACATTCCCTTCTACTCGACCTGCGAGCACCACCTGGTGCCCTTCTTCGGGCACGCCCATATCGGCTACATTCCTGGTGGTGACGGTAAGGTGACCGGCCTGTCGAAGCTGGCCCGCCTGGTGGATGTCTACGCTAAGCGCCCCCAGGTGCAGGAGCGTCTGACTACCCAGGTGATTGAGGCTCTCGAAGAGCATTTGCAGCCTACCGGTGCGATTGTGGTGATTCAGGCTGAACATATGTGCATGTCTATGCGCGGCGTGCGGAAGCCGGGAACCAAGACGGTGACGAGCGCCGTCCGCGGGGCCCTGCGCGATCCCGCTACCCGTGCCGAGGCGATGAGCCTAATCAACGCCTCCTGATTTCTCCCAAGGGGACCTGATTTTCAAAAAAGGACCGCATAATATGCGGTCCTTTTTAGGTTTTGCGGTCCCCTTGGCTAAGGCGGGCAGGGATGCGGGTGCTAGCCTGGGTGCATGACCCTTCCTTACGCCCACGGCTCCTTCGCTAACCTGCCCACCGACCGTACCCTGATTATGGGTATTCTCAACGTCACCCCCGACTCCTTCTCCGACGGTGGCTTGCACGCGGACGCTGCCACGGCAGTTGCGCACGCTAAGACCCTGATTGCCCAGGGGGCAGACATTATTGATGTGGGCGGCGAATCAACCCGCCCCGGTGCCACCCGTGTTGACCTGGCTGAGGAGCAGCGCCGCGTCCTGCCCGTTATTGAAGCTTTAGCAGCTGAAAACATCGTTATGTCGGTCGATACCCTCAACCCCGAAACTGCCCGCGCTGCTGTGGCAGCTGGCGCCCACATCATCAACGACGTTGCCGGTATGAGCCTGCGCGAAGACATGATTGAGACTGTCGCTGAGCTCGGTGTGCCCTACATTCTCATGCACTCGCGTGGCACCTCTATCACCATGGACTCCCAGGCCGTTTACACCGACGTTGCCGGTGAGGTCTTTAGCGAGCTCTTTACCCTGCGCGAGCGACTGCTTGCCGGGGGAGTGGCACCCGAACAAATTATTCTTGACCCCGGCCCCGGATTTGCTAAGCAGGGGGAACAAAACTGGCAGATTTTAGCGGGTCTGCAGGCCCTGGTAGCTAAGGGGCACCGGGTGCTGGTGGCTGGTTCCCGCAAGCGCTTTATTGCCCGGCTTTTGCAGGAGCAGGACGCCGCAGCCTCCGGCCTACCGGCAGAGCAGGTTACTGAGCGCCCGGCTACTGGACGGGATGTTGCCAGTGCGGCCCTTTCGGTGATGGCGGCTGAGGCGGGAGCTTGGGCCGTGCGCGTCCACCACGTGCAGGCGACCGCCGATGCCCTGGCCGTGCGCGCAGCCTGGCGGCGGGCGTCCGCTCTCTCAAACTAGGTGGCGCAGGTAGCCATGAAACAGAAGCGTCATAAATGAAAATGTCTTTGTGACTTTAAGCGCTTTAGAGGTGGTGCTTTAGACCCGCTTAAGTACTACCCTTCCCAGCAAATAACCGGGTGAGACTATCTTTCGGCATGTCGAAGGGCACATATAAGGGTCACTAACGGTTGCCCCCGCTGCGTGGATAATGGCTACAAAGCACCGGCGCTTCAACTCTGAACTCCCACCGGTGACCAGACTCGGTGAAAGGCGACCATGCACGATCACAGCTCATCGGCAGATACGCGGGACTACTCGCGCGCTGACCGCATAACGCTCACAGGTGTGGGTAGCGTGGGCTACCACGGGGTGCTCGACTCGGAAAAGCAGACCGGTCAGCCCTTCTTCGTTGATATCACCATGTTCACCGACTTTACCCGGGCCGCTGCCACTGACGATGTGGCGCACACCGTCAACTACGCCGAAGTGGCTGAGGTTATCCGCGAAATCGTCACCGGTGAATCCATGGACCTCATTGAAACCCTGGCTGAGCGTATCGCCACAGCCGTGCTCGAGAAGTTCCCCCTGCTGGCGGTTGAGCTGACCGTACACAAGCCCAAGGCCCCCATCGAGGTGACCTTCGCCGATGTGTCGGTGACGATTTTTAGGGAGAAGCATGCCGGTTAAAGCCATTCTTGCCCTGGGCTCTAACCTGGGCAATAGCGAAGACACCCTGATTAAGGCAATTGGCGATATCTGCTCCCACGAGAAAATCGCGGTGACTAAGATTTCCCCGATCGCTATCACAGCTCCCGTGGGGGGCCCTGTAGGGCAACCCGATTACGCCAACATGGTGGTTGAAATCGAGACCAGCCTGCGGCCCTTCATGCTGCTGGAATATACCCAGCAGATTGAGCAGAAGCACCACCGCACCCGCGATGTTCGCTGGGGCCCGCGTACCCTGGATATCGACATTATTGACATCGCCTCCCTGCAGATGGACGATCCTGACCTCACCCTGCCCCACCCGCGGGCTGCTGAACGGGCCTTTGTGCTGGAACCCTGGGCTCGTATGGACCCCGCCGCCCTCCTTTTAGGTTCATCGGTGCGCCAGCTGGCAGATGATGCTGCGGACGCCGGTGGCATCCGCGAGTTCCACCCTGCCCCGGTGGTCTGCGCGTGAAACTGCGAAGCCGAGCCCTTGCCCTCCTAGCGGCTGTCGGGGTTGCAAGCGGCGCCGTACTGAACTTCCTGAGCGTGAGCTCTGGCGGCCTGGAGCTCTCCCTGCCTGCCCTGACCGTAGTAGCGGCTCTGATTCTCGGCTCCCTGGCCCTCTATTTCGCCCGGCAGGTGCTCAAATTCAGCCGGGTTGAGACTCGTAAGAACGCCGGTTCCATGAACCCCCTCATGGCCGCCCGTGTAGCGGTCTTCGCTCAGGCTCTTGCCCTCACCGGTGCCCTGGTGACCGGCTGGCAGGTGGCTATCCTGGTCTACCAGCTGGGTCTGCTGACCTCCCGTGCTTCGTCGCAACCGCTGGTGGAAAGCTCTGTCGCTTTAGCCGGCGGGCTGGTGATGCTGGTTGCCGGTATCGTTGCCGAGAACTGGTGCAAGATTCCTCCGGGAGATGAGGACGCCGGTGGTGGGGTTGGCGAGGTCAGCCCGCAAGCTGGCCCCTTGGCCCGTAACAAACCGGACTCTTCTTCCTAGCCGGTAAGGTTTAGGCAGGCTTTCCCTCCGTGCCATAATGGTGTAGACCACAGTCTGATATGGATACATAACGAGAGGGCACCATGAATGAGCCGCAATTTACACCTACCCTGCCCCCGCTCGACCTGGATGGCCTGGGCAAGCAGACTATAGATCTGCCCGAGGTCAGCTGGAAGCGGGTCTCGCCCAAGTACGTTCGGGTTAAGCTCGTTACCTCCTTAATCTGGTCTCTCATTCTGTTGGGGCTGGCGTCCTTGCCGCTTATCATGACGCTTGTGGTGGAGAGCTGGGACTGGGCCCCTTGGGCCTACTGGGGTCTGTTCGGTCTGGTGCTCACCTGGCGGCTGTGGGCTCTGGTGCTGGTCAAGCGCCGGGTGCAGGCAATCGGCTACAGCGAACGTACTGACCACCTGCTCAAGCGCTCTGGCCTGCTCTTCCGCTCGGTCACCGCCGTGCCCTACGGGCGTATCCAGTACGTCGATGTTTCCTCCGGCCCCCTTGAAAACGCACTCTCACTGGCCAGCGTTGAGGTGAAAACCGCGGCCAACAGTATCACCATTCCCGGCCTAGCCAAGGCAGATGCCGATCGGCTGCGCGAGGTACTGACCGACCTATCGGATGCAAAGATGGCAGGGCTCTAAAGATGGGCGGACAGGCACCTACTCCAGAGACACCTGCGGTCTCCACCGACATCACCGCCCGCGAAGAAGCCGCCCTCACCTGGCGCCGAGCCCACCCGCTCTCACCCCTGGTACGGGCCTGGCTGATTATTGTCGTTTTTATCTACACTATTGCGAACAATCTAGTCGATGACCTCTTTGCCGGGGAAGAACCCCTTGACCTGCGCGAGCTAGGTGAGATTGGCCCACCCGACACCGTCTTCCTCTCCTGGACCAGTATCTTCGGTAGCTTCTGGTTCCTAGGCGTGTTGGGGGTCTTCTTCCTGCTCCTTTTGCTGCCCTTCCTCTCCACCTGGTTCTTCTACCGTTTTGCCGTGGATGACCGCAATGTCTATATCAAGAGCGGCATGCTCTTCAAAACCGAGCGCAAAGCCCGGCTGGACCGTGTGCAGTCCATCGACGTGAACCGCCCGTTCATGGCCCGCCTACTGGGCTTAGCTGAGCTTAAGTTCGATGTGGCAGACGGTGATTCCTCAGCCCTGCGCGTCCAGTTCCTCAAGTACTCCGAGGCCCGCTCCCTGCGTGAGCAGCTGCTGGCTCAGGCGCGCACCCTCAAGGAGGGGGCAGCAACCTCCCCGGCGGCGTCCGCCCCTGTTGAGCAACCTGCCCACCGCGATATTGCAGACCGCCTGGGTGACCACCTCACCGAGAATTTTCTGGGGGTTAAGGACGCCGGCGAGCAGCTGATTGTCAAGGTACCGGTAGCGCGGTTATTAGGGTCCATGGTGCTGAGCCTGGGCTGGGTCGTGGGCCTGCTGTTCCTCTTGGGCATGGGCGGCCTCATGCTCTGGGCAGAGATGTCCCTGGGCGCTATATTTGCCTCGAACGCGGCTGTTATCCTGGCTATCATCTCGAGCACCTGGAAGCGCTTTAACACAGGTTTTAACTTTTCACTCTCTACCAGCCCGGACGGCCTGAAAACCCGCTTTGGCTTTACCGATACCACCACCCAGACCCTACCCGAGGGGCGTATTCAGCGTATTTCGGTGGAACAGCCCCTGCTGTGGCGCATGACCGGCTGGTACCGAATCAAGGTGACCCTGTTGGGCAAGGGCAGCGACCAGGGTGAATTCGCCGGGGAGCTGTTGCCGGTGGGCACCCTTGATGACG contains these protein-coding regions:
- the folB gene encoding dihydroneopterin aldolase, whose translation is MHDHSSSADTRDYSRADRITLTGVGSVGYHGVLDSEKQTGQPFFVDITMFTDFTRAAATDDVAHTVNYAEVAEVIREIVTGESMDLIETLAERIATAVLEKFPLLAVELTVHKPKAPIEVTFADVSVTIFREKHAG
- a CDS encoding DUF3180 domain-containing protein, with translation MKLRSRALALLAAVGVASGAVLNFLSVSSGGLELSLPALTVVAALILGSLALYFARQVLKFSRVETRKNAGSMNPLMAARVAVFAQALALTGALVTGWQVAILVYQLGLLTSRASSQPLVESSVALAGGLVMLVAGIVAENWCKIPPGDEDAGGGVGEVSPQAGPLARNKPDSSS
- the folE gene encoding GTP cyclohydrolase I FolE, giving the protein MAVDQPRIEAAIREILLAIGEDPDRDGLLDTPARVARAYDEMFAGLHQSAGDILGTTFDIDHSELVLVKDIPFYSTCEHHLVPFFGHAHIGYIPGGDGKVTGLSKLARLVDVYAKRPQVQERLTTQVIEALEEHLQPTGAIVVIQAEHMCMSMRGVRKPGTKTVTSAVRGALRDPATRAEAMSLINAS
- the folP gene encoding dihydropteroate synthase, coding for MTLPYAHGSFANLPTDRTLIMGILNVTPDSFSDGGLHADAATAVAHAKTLIAQGADIIDVGGESTRPGATRVDLAEEQRRVLPVIEALAAENIVMSVDTLNPETARAAVAAGAHIINDVAGMSLREDMIETVAELGVPYILMHSRGTSITMDSQAVYTDVAGEVFSELFTLRERLLAGGVAPEQIILDPGPGFAKQGEQNWQILAGLQALVAKGHRVLVAGSRKRFIARLLQEQDAAASGLPAEQVTERPATGRDVASAALSVMAAEAGAWAVRVHHVQATADALAVRAAWRRASALSN
- the folK gene encoding 2-amino-4-hydroxy-6-hydroxymethyldihydropteridine diphosphokinase; the protein is MPVKAILALGSNLGNSEDTLIKAIGDICSHEKIAVTKISPIAITAPVGGPVGQPDYANMVVEIETSLRPFMLLEYTQQIEQKHHRTRDVRWGPRTLDIDIIDIASLQMDDPDLTLPHPRAAERAFVLEPWARMDPAALLLGSSVRQLADDAADAGGIREFHPAPVVCA
- a CDS encoding PH domain-containing protein, whose amino-acid sequence is MNEPQFTPTLPPLDLDGLGKQTIDLPEVSWKRVSPKYVRVKLVTSLIWSLILLGLASLPLIMTLVVESWDWAPWAYWGLFGLVLTWRLWALVLVKRRVQAIGYSERTDHLLKRSGLLFRSVTAVPYGRIQYVDVSSGPLENALSLASVEVKTAANSITIPGLAKADADRLREVLTDLSDAKMAGL
- a CDS encoding PH domain-containing protein — protein: MGGQAPTPETPAVSTDITAREEAALTWRRAHPLSPLVRAWLIIVVFIYTIANNLVDDLFAGEEPLDLRELGEIGPPDTVFLSWTSIFGSFWFLGVLGVFFLLLLLPFLSTWFFYRFAVDDRNVYIKSGMLFKTERKARLDRVQSIDVNRPFMARLLGLAELKFDVADGDSSALRVQFLKYSEARSLREQLLAQARTLKEGAATSPAASAPVEQPAHRDIADRLGDHLTENFLGVKDAGEQLIVKVPVARLLGSMVLSLGWVVGLLFLLGMGGLMLWAEMSLGAIFASNAAVILAIISSTWKRFNTGFNFSLSTSPDGLKTRFGFTDTTTQTLPEGRIQRISVEQPLLWRMTGWYRIKVTLLGKGSDQGEFAGELLPVGTLDDVMRVLPLVLPAQQDGGVSPDQLMAGLAGSGAEQDFTVSPASARWFDPFTYRRNGFAVTPLLILVRSGRWVRRLTFVPHRKVQSFELAQGPLQKKAGLAHLSLRVAGGTLSTSVHNADAEVARSLTVRLAQMGVAPASAPTSADTGKGPGTSSQLPPYELLPLPDTEIGN